The following proteins are co-located in the Salvia splendens isolate huo1 unplaced genomic scaffold, SspV2 ctg1015, whole genome shotgun sequence genome:
- the LOC121788336 gene encoding uncharacterized protein LOC121788336: MTTIFNIPCGSHSVRTSVTSEPAAAQRWVRDIRQYRYYRQGRLLVGLGVQCVSRHAATLQLCVGSNCLIFQLHRTDHCPDALRSFLVDPNVILVALWDNAAAALLKASPHAVEVGALVDVRMVAHQLRGCDRGATMGQLAEEILGIPGMSKDEAVGCSDWEVEELTVEQLQYACHDVFLPFLMAIEFHLWEWIYHY; this comes from the coding sequence ATGACGACGATCTTCAACATCCCTTGCGGCTCCCACAGCGTCCGCACCAGCGTGACTTCGGAGCCAGCCGCAGCGCAGAGATGGGTCCGCGACATCCGCCAGTACCGCTACTACCGACAAGGGCGCCTCCTGGTGGGGCTGGGCGTCCAGTGCGTGTCCAGGCACGCCGCCACGCTCCAGCTCTGCGTGGGGTCGAactgcctcatcttccagcTCCACCGCACCGACCACTGCCCCGACGCCCTGCGCAGCTTCCTCGTGGACCCCAACGTCATCCTGGTTGCGCTGTGGGACAACGCGGCCGCGGCGCTGCTGAAGGCCTCGCCGCACGCGGTCGAGGTGGGGGCGCTGGTGGACGTGCGGATGGTGGCGCACCAGCTGAGGGGGTGCGACCGGGGAGCGACGATGGGGCAGCTGGCGGAGGAGATATTGGGGATTCCCGGGATGAGCAAGGATGAGGCGGTGGGATGCAGCGACTGGGAGGTTGAGGAGCTCACAGTGGAGCAGCTGCAGTATGCTTGCCATGatgtttttcttcctttcttgaTGGCCATTGAGTTTCACCTTTGGGAATGGATATACCATTATTGA